The following coding sequences are from one Amphiprion ocellaris isolate individual 3 ecotype Okinawa chromosome 19, ASM2253959v1, whole genome shotgun sequence window:
- the lfng gene encoding beta-1,3-N-acetylglucosaminyltransferase lunatic fringe, with protein MLKNNGKTVISVSCTACLCLLLLLVAVQHHRVQVDEQTTGDGDAGARSPLQDGAPEQDAQPGSAQDKKGFSAYFTKLTRGRREVDKPARSSASHGDPPPAEDISADDIFIAVKTTKKFHQSRLNLLLDTWISRNMQQTYIFTDGEDEELKKKTGGHAINTNCSAAHSRQALSCKMAVEYDKFIESGKKWFCHVDDDNYVNVRTLVKHLSQFPHTQDMYIGKPSLDRPIEATERLGDNKMKPVNFWFATGGAGFCVSRGLALKMSPWASGGHFMNTAEKIRLPDDCTIGYIIESVLGVPLTRSNLFHSHLENLQQVSRSEIHKQITLSYGMFENKSNIINLKGAFPVEEDPSRFKSVHCLLYPDTPWCPPQVAF; from the exons ATGTTGAAAAACAATGGAAAGACTGTCATTTCCGTATCGTGCACGGCGTGcctctgcctgctgctgctcctggtCGCTGTGCAGCATCACCGGGTTCAGGTGGACGAGCAGACGACCGGAGACGGAGACGCCGGTGCGCGCTCGCCTCTCCAAGACGGCGCGCCGGAGCAGGACGCGCAGCCCGGGAGCGCACAGGATAAGAAAGGATTCTCGGCGTACTTCACCAAGCTGACCCGCGGGAGGAGGGAGGTGGACAAGCCCGCACGCTCCTCTGCGTCCCACGGTGACCCCCCTCCGGCCGAGGACATCAGCGCGGATGACATCTTCATCGCAGTGAAGACCACCAAGAAGTTCCACCAGTCCAGGCTCAACCTGCTGCTGGACACATGGATCTCCAGAAACATGCAACAG acgTACATCTTCACAGACGGAGAGGATGAGGagctaaaaaagaaaactg GGGGTCATGCAATCAACACCAACTGCTCTGCAGCTCATAGCCGACAAGCTCTGTCTTGCAAGATGGCGGTGGAATACGACAAGTTCATAGAGTCTGGGAAAAA GTGGTTCTGTCATGTAGATGACGATAATTATGTGAATGTTCGGACTCTGGTGAAGCACCTGTCTCAGTTCCCCCACACTCAGGACATGTACATTGGTAAACCCAGCCTGGACCGGCCCATAGAGGCCACAGAGAGGCTGGGGGACAATAAGATG AAACCAGTCAACTTCTGGTTTGCTACTGGAGGAGCTGGATTCTGTGTGAGTCGGGGTCTGGCACTGAAGATGAGCCCATGGGCCAG TGGTGGTCACTTCATGAACACGGCAGAAAAGATCCGTCTGCCCGACGACTGCACCATCGGCTACATCATTGAGTCGGTTCTGGGGGTCCCTCTGACCCGCAGCAACCTGTTTCACTCCCACCTGGAAAACCTGCAACAAGTGTCAAGATCTGAGATTCACAAGCAG ATCACACTCAGTTATGGGATGTTTGAAAACAAGAGTAATATCATCAATTTGAAAGGGGCTTTCCCTGTGGAGGAGGACCCATCAAG GTTCAAGTCTGTGCACTGTCTCCTGTACCCAGACACCCCGTGGTGTCCTCCCCAGGTTGCCTTCTAG